A single region of the Gracilibacillus caseinilyticus genome encodes:
- the fliI gene encoding flagellar protein export ATPase FliI, with translation MNTQMILDEIQHLDPYKRYGKVDRVIGLLIESKGPEARIGEVCYIHTKKKDEKIMAEVIGFYNEKVLLMPYSSLHNIGSGCLVEATKNALQIKIGRGLIGKVLDSTGKMLDGSHLPKGLKLFPTEQAPPNPLQRPRIQAPLQIGVKAIDAMLTVGKGQRVGIFAGSGVGKSTLLGMIARNSSADINVIALIGERGREVKEFIERDLGPEGLKKSIVVVATSDQSALMRIKGAYTATAISEYFRDLGYEVNLMMDSVTRVAMAQREIGLAIGEPPTTKGYTPSVFAMLPSLLERTGTSMNGSITAFYTVLVDGDDFNEPIADTTRGILDGHFILDRSLAEKGQFPAINVLKSVSRVMPQIISKERLDVIQKIRTLLARYEDNEELIQIGAYKRGSNPVVDQAIQLQPSILNILKQDMDDKCDDKTAITQLEEIARRSQS, from the coding sequence GTGAATACACAAATGATATTGGATGAAATTCAACATTTGGATCCGTATAAGAGATATGGAAAAGTCGATCGTGTGATTGGACTGCTCATCGAATCGAAAGGTCCAGAAGCAAGAATCGGAGAAGTGTGTTATATCCATACGAAGAAAAAAGATGAAAAAATCATGGCAGAGGTCATTGGGTTTTATAATGAGAAAGTTTTACTAATGCCTTATTCATCACTTCATAATATCGGTTCAGGCTGTTTAGTAGAAGCCACGAAAAATGCATTGCAAATTAAAATAGGCAGAGGGCTGATTGGAAAAGTACTAGATTCTACCGGGAAAATGCTAGATGGTTCACATCTGCCTAAAGGATTGAAATTATTTCCAACGGAGCAAGCACCACCTAATCCATTACAACGACCAAGAATTCAAGCTCCTTTGCAAATAGGTGTCAAGGCAATTGATGCTATGTTAACTGTCGGCAAAGGGCAACGTGTCGGGATATTCGCAGGAAGCGGTGTTGGCAAGAGTACATTGCTCGGCATGATCGCCCGTAACAGTAGTGCCGATATAAATGTGATTGCGCTTATCGGAGAACGTGGACGAGAAGTGAAAGAATTTATCGAACGAGATTTAGGTCCTGAAGGCTTAAAAAAATCGATAGTAGTAGTGGCCACCTCTGATCAATCAGCACTAATGAGAATTAAAGGGGCGTATACTGCAACAGCCATTAGTGAGTATTTTCGCGATTTAGGCTATGAAGTGAACTTAATGATGGATTCGGTAACAAGGGTAGCCATGGCTCAGCGGGAAATTGGACTGGCAATCGGTGAGCCGCCGACAACAAAAGGATATACGCCATCAGTTTTTGCGATGTTACCTTCATTATTGGAACGCACAGGGACGAGTATGAATGGATCTATCACCGCTTTTTATACTGTACTGGTAGACGGCGATGATTTTAATGAACCAATTGCAGATACGACGAGAGGGATTTTAGACGGCCACTTTATACTAGATCGCAGTCTTGCAGAAAAAGGTCAATTCCCTGCGATTAATGTACTGAAGTCCGTCAGCAGAGTGATGCCGCAAATTATTTCCAAAGAACGGCTTGACGTAATCCAAAAAATCCGTACTCTCCTTGCGAGGTATGAAGACAATGAAGAGCTAATACAGATTGGTGCTTATAAAAGAGGCTCTAACCCTGTTGTCGATCAAGCGATTCAGTTGCAGCCAAGCATTTTAAACATCTTAAAACAGGATATGGATGACAAATGTGATGATAAGACTGCGATTACGCAATTAGAGGAAATTGCCAGAAGGAGCCAATCCTAA